One stretch of Segatella copri DNA includes these proteins:
- a CDS encoding FtsX-like permease family protein produces MNLVWKLLRQHISIPQFAGFAFANLFGMLIVLFGFQFYKDVLPVFTQQDSFMKADYLIMSKKIGMGNTISGRSNTFSGSEIDEIGDQKFVKKIGKFTSTEYKVDAQMGVNGVNVLNSELFFESVPDGFVDVPLKDWKYTPGTQEVPIILPRTYINMYNFGFAQSHSLPKISDGLMGMIDFNIQIQAGGKKEQFKGKVIGFSSRLNTILVPQAFMDWSNQEFAPNQKSDPNRLIVEVGNPGDENITKYLDDNGYEVETDKLDAEKTTYFLRMMVSMVMIIGLVISVLSFYILMLSIYLLVQKNSSKLENLLLIGYSPNNVAKPYQVLTIALNIVVLIIAWIILFFLRDYYMGFIETLFPDIDEGTMLPAIALGLLLFLIVSILNIVAIRRKVMSIWQRKE; encoded by the coding sequence ATGAATCTCGTTTGGAAATTATTGCGTCAGCATATCAGCATACCTCAGTTTGCGGGCTTTGCCTTCGCCAATCTCTTCGGTATGCTCATCGTTCTTTTCGGCTTTCAGTTTTATAAAGACGTGCTGCCTGTCTTCACTCAGCAAGACAGTTTCATGAAAGCCGACTACCTCATCATGAGCAAGAAGATAGGTATGGGAAATACCATCAGCGGCCGTTCCAATACCTTCTCGGGTTCTGAAATCGATGAAATCGGAGACCAGAAGTTTGTAAAGAAGATAGGAAAATTCACCTCTACTGAATATAAGGTAGATGCCCAGATGGGTGTAAACGGCGTGAACGTTCTGAACAGCGAACTCTTCTTCGAGAGTGTGCCTGACGGTTTTGTTGATGTGCCGCTCAAGGACTGGAAATATACGCCGGGAACTCAGGAGGTGCCAATCATCCTCCCGCGTACCTATATTAATATGTATAACTTCGGTTTCGCCCAGAGTCATTCGCTTCCTAAAATCAGCGATGGACTGATGGGCATGATTGATTTCAATATCCAGATTCAGGCTGGTGGCAAGAAAGAGCAGTTCAAGGGAAAGGTAATCGGTTTCTCTTCGCGACTCAACACCATCCTCGTTCCACAGGCATTCATGGACTGGAGCAACCAGGAATTCGCTCCAAACCAGAAGAGCGATCCTAACCGCCTCATCGTAGAGGTAGGAAACCCGGGAGACGAGAACATCACCAAATACCTGGATGATAATGGTTATGAGGTAGAGACAGACAAGCTGGATGCAGAGAAGACTACCTATTTCCTCCGCATGATGGTATCGATGGTGATGATTATCGGTTTGGTTATCTCCGTTTTGAGCTTCTATATTCTGATGCTCAGCATCTATCTGCTGGTTCAGAAGAATTCTTCTAAGTTAGAGAATCTTCTTCTGATAGGTTACAGTCCGAACAATGTAGCAAAGCCATATCAGGTGCTCACCATCGCGCTGAACATCGTGGTACTTATCATCGCGTGGATCATCCTCTTCTTCCTTCGCGATTACTACATGGGCTTCATCGAAACCCTCTTCCCTGATATCGACGAGGGCACCATGCTCCCAGCCATCGCCCTAGGTCTGCTCCTGTTCCTGATAGTTTCTATCCTGAACATCGTAGCCATCCGTCGCAAGGTGATGAGCATCTGGCAGCGAAAGGAGTAA
- a CDS encoding UvrB/UvrC motif-containing protein: MILYKLKLAACFGIPEASGTCIISLVDESEKRALSIMTNDYVAEQLKACNSKTSDFKNDVISVLWTLFDRQNVDDFYLEFDATPERGVYATLVNKITNERMSIKTDQAVLLSVAADIEMYTTELVIKEISTPFNKNDMSSASCAVPISALPDQMLEKALDCAINEEDYETASAIRDEIERRKGKKSE; encoded by the coding sequence ATGATATTGTACAAACTTAAACTCGCTGCCTGCTTTGGCATTCCGGAAGCTTCCGGGACATGTATTATTAGTTTGGTAGACGAATCCGAAAAAAGAGCTTTGTCTATTATGACTAATGATTATGTAGCAGAGCAGCTGAAGGCATGTAATTCGAAAACTTCTGATTTTAAAAATGATGTGATCTCTGTACTTTGGACACTATTTGACAGGCAAAATGTAGACGATTTCTATCTCGAATTCGATGCTACGCCAGAGAGGGGAGTATATGCTACTCTTGTGAATAAAATCACAAATGAACGTATGAGCATCAAGACTGACCAGGCTGTGTTGTTGTCTGTGGCTGCGGATATAGAAATGTATACAACAGAGCTGGTTATAAAGGAAATTTCTACTCCTTTTAATAAAAATGATATGAGTTCGGCTTCTTGTGCGGTACCAATTTCGGCTTTGCCAGACCAGATGCTCGAAAAAGCATTGGATTGTGCCATTAATGAAGAAGATTACGAAACAGCCTCAGCCATTCGTGATGAGATAGAGCGCCGCAAAGGCAAAAAAAGTGAATAA
- a CDS encoding DUF4836 family protein, with amino-acid sequence MKRLYKSLMFMCLAVVLGLLSSCSGTDYLNAIPKKSTALISVDMQQMASGKSDEDKAGMLKSLLHVEDASKCGIDISEKIFLFESADGNLGLCAKVSDEGDVEDWLASLAKQHIATEVKERKGFHFSVLKNSWLVGFSDQALLVMGPVVADAQAQLQQQMVKYLKADEDEGITASPMFERLETITSPMAMVAQAQALPEKFVAPFTLGTPKDTDPSQVVIAAEMDVKDGILQVKGETFSFNKEIDEALKKAAQTYRPIKGSYVKSMPADALAGIFMNVKGEQFLPMMQSNRSLQTLLMGINQAIDMDNIIRSVDGDMAIVMPSLTDNNMQMTMAAKLSHAKWLGDVDYWKTSCPAGAKIANWGKNAYFYTDGKTSFYFGVTDDKQFFSGSDQLMAQYAVKPSNHPIDAKIQKLIVGQKLAMVINLAKSSGSDGSGKDDAISTVTGLLTPVFGNLTSVVYTLKVKG; translated from the coding sequence ATGAAAAGATTGTATAAGAGTTTGATGTTCATGTGCTTGGCTGTCGTATTGGGATTGCTGAGCTCATGCTCGGGCACTGACTATCTCAATGCCATTCCAAAGAAAAGTACTGCGCTCATCTCTGTTGACATGCAGCAGATGGCATCCGGCAAAAGCGATGAAGACAAGGCGGGAATGCTCAAGTCTCTGCTGCACGTTGAGGATGCATCGAAGTGTGGCATCGACATCTCAGAGAAGATATTCCTCTTTGAGAGTGCTGATGGCAACCTCGGACTTTGTGCCAAGGTGAGCGATGAGGGCGATGTGGAAGACTGGCTTGCTTCGCTTGCCAAACAGCATATCGCTACAGAGGTGAAGGAGCGCAAAGGCTTTCATTTCTCTGTATTGAAAAATTCGTGGCTGGTCGGCTTTTCTGATCAGGCACTCCTCGTTATGGGACCGGTTGTAGCCGATGCGCAGGCCCAGCTCCAGCAGCAGATGGTGAAATATCTGAAGGCTGATGAGGACGAAGGTATTACCGCATCGCCTATGTTTGAACGTCTGGAAACCATCACTTCGCCTATGGCTATGGTGGCTCAGGCTCAGGCGCTGCCGGAGAAGTTCGTTGCTCCATTTACCCTTGGCACGCCTAAAGATACCGACCCTTCGCAGGTAGTGATTGCTGCTGAGATGGACGTAAAAGACGGTATCCTGCAGGTGAAGGGAGAAACCTTCTCCTTTAATAAAGAAATAGATGAGGCCCTGAAGAAGGCGGCTCAAACCTATCGTCCGATTAAAGGCAGCTACGTTAAGTCGATGCCTGCTGATGCCCTGGCGGGTATCTTCATGAACGTAAAGGGCGAGCAGTTCCTGCCGATGATGCAGAGCAACCGCAGCCTTCAGACCCTCCTGATGGGTATCAACCAGGCCATCGATATGGATAATATCATCCGTAGTGTGGATGGAGATATGGCTATCGTGATGCCTTCGCTTACAGATAACAATATGCAGATGACGATGGCTGCTAAACTGTCGCATGCCAAGTGGTTGGGCGATGTTGATTATTGGAAAACTTCATGTCCGGCTGGTGCGAAGATAGCCAATTGGGGAAAGAATGCTTACTTCTATACCGATGGCAAAACCTCGTTCTATTTCGGTGTGACGGATGACAAGCAGTTCTTTAGCGGAAGCGATCAGCTGATGGCGCAATATGCCGTGAAACCAAGTAATCATCCGATAGATGCAAAGATTCAGAAGCTCATCGTCGGTCAGAAACTGGCAATGGTCATCAATCTCGCCAAGAGTTCTGGTAGTGACGGCTCGGGCAAGGATGATGCCATCTCTACCGTAACCGGTCTGCTTACCCCAGTCTTCGGAAATCTTACTTCGGTGGTCTATACTTTAAAGGTAAAAGGGTAA
- a CDS encoding TonB-dependent receptor, giving the protein MQKRLHLLVALLAFMVTTAMAQITTSGLSGSVTASGEDVIGATIEAVHVPSGTRYKAVTNIDGMFTINGMRVGGPYEVKISYIGYKTKVVKNVTLQLGETYNLKETLDEDSKQLGEVVVVAKGSKFSVEKTGASTNISNAQIANMPTVSRSITDITRLSPYGGNGMSFAGADGRTANFTVDGANFNNNFGLSSKLPGGGAPISLDAIEEMQVVISPYDVRQTNFVGGGVNAITKSGTNNFKGSAYVYHKNENMRGDAIEREQISGAREKEQQTTWGFSLGGPIIKNKLFFFANGEMVKTPTVVNRWRGSENGIGDAENYISRTKLADLEKVSNFVKDKYGYDTGSWTNFPADESNYKLLFRVDWNITDKHHLAVRYNYTKNRSWQAPNASSMDGGTRASGSRMSQYSMSFANSMYANDNLVNSWTVDLNSRFTDNLSNQFLFTYSKLDDSRYTNSSEFPFIDILDGGQKSVDGTADADGTNNYMALGYELFTWNNAVHNTVWNIKDDVTYYLGKHKIIAGLNYEHQMADNAYQRNGTGYYRYKSLDDFLNGGIPEVVCLTYGYGGNNNPAARVQYNKAGIYAQDEWQMTPLFKLTYGLRLDGLFFDNSDLMTNNAILGLDYNGRHIDSGKWPNSSLTVSPRIGFVYDVFGDKTLKFRGGTGFFQGRLPLVFFTNLPTNSGMIQYQAQLNATKAWNPQTGKKEGVDMTPFAGGLVVDKDGKPTAAALRDKLISMGYPENITPEEGSVPSAISAVDRNFKLPQVWKTSFAVDYQIPVSFPMSVSVEGIFNKTLNAATLTDWSVQDVKGFPRFNGADNRPIYPKGSSVGTSAYVLENTSRGYGWSFSAQVNAQPWEWLNLMAAYTHTVSKEVTSLPGSNASSVLNYISTVYGPNNIKLHNGQNVTPDRIIASATIHDKSNNHYSFIYEAWRGGYNYSYMMVNDINADGYNYDAIYIPTDQQVADNEFRFKTEDDKTRFMDYVHNNSYLKNHQGEYAEAYSLYSPWVHRIDFSYKHDFKFDVAGHTNTIQLSFDMKNVLNFFNSSWGVMKYLNPEIGSDPRILRYEGYDKDGYATFSTPKSINGNTKTFVPNHAIGQCWYASVGLRYIF; this is encoded by the coding sequence ATGCAGAAAAGATTGCATTTATTAGTGGCTTTGCTGGCCTTTATGGTAACCACAGCCATGGCGCAGATTACCACATCAGGTTTAAGTGGTTCGGTAACAGCTAGTGGTGAAGACGTGATTGGCGCAACGATTGAAGCCGTTCACGTTCCTTCAGGAACTCGTTACAAAGCTGTAACCAACATTGATGGTATGTTTACTATTAATGGTATGCGTGTCGGTGGTCCTTACGAAGTTAAGATTAGCTACATTGGCTACAAGACTAAAGTTGTAAAGAACGTAACGCTTCAGCTTGGTGAAACTTACAACTTGAAAGAGACTCTTGATGAGGATTCTAAGCAACTTGGCGAAGTTGTAGTTGTTGCCAAGGGCTCAAAGTTTAGTGTAGAGAAGACAGGTGCTTCTACCAATATCTCTAATGCGCAGATTGCTAACATGCCAACCGTTAGCCGTAGCATTACAGATATCACCCGTCTTTCTCCTTATGGTGGAAACGGAATGTCATTCGCAGGTGCTGATGGCCGTACAGCCAACTTCACTGTGGATGGTGCAAACTTCAACAACAACTTCGGCTTGAGCTCAAAGCTTCCTGGTGGTGGTGCTCCTATCTCTCTGGATGCTATCGAGGAAATGCAGGTTGTTATCTCTCCTTATGATGTTCGTCAGACTAACTTCGTAGGTGGTGGTGTCAATGCGATTACCAAGTCTGGTACCAACAACTTCAAGGGTAGCGCTTACGTATATCACAAGAATGAGAACATGCGTGGTGATGCTATCGAGCGTGAGCAGATTTCTGGTGCACGTGAGAAGGAACAGCAGACTACATGGGGTTTCTCTCTCGGTGGTCCTATCATCAAGAACAAGTTGTTCTTCTTCGCTAACGGTGAAATGGTCAAGACTCCTACAGTGGTAAATCGCTGGAGAGGTTCTGAGAATGGTATCGGCGATGCTGAAAACTATATCTCTCGTACCAAGCTTGCTGATTTGGAGAAAGTTTCTAATTTCGTAAAGGATAAGTATGGTTATGATACAGGTTCATGGACCAACTTCCCTGCAGACGAGAGCAACTACAAACTCCTCTTCCGTGTTGACTGGAACATCACAGACAAGCATCACTTGGCTGTACGCTACAACTATACCAAGAACCGTTCTTGGCAGGCTCCTAACGCATCATCTATGGATGGTGGTACACGTGCTTCTGGTAGCCGTATGTCTCAGTACTCTATGTCATTTGCCAACAGTATGTATGCCAATGACAACCTCGTCAACTCTTGGACTGTTGACTTGAACAGCCGTTTCACAGATAATCTGTCTAACCAGTTCCTGTTCACATACTCTAAGTTGGATGATAGCCGTTACACCAATTCTTCTGAGTTCCCATTCATCGATATCCTCGATGGCGGACAGAAGAGTGTAGATGGAACTGCTGATGCTGATGGTACCAACAACTACATGGCTTTGGGTTATGAGTTGTTTACCTGGAACAATGCCGTACACAATACTGTATGGAATATCAAGGACGATGTAACTTACTATCTCGGTAAGCACAAGATCATCGCCGGTCTCAACTATGAGCACCAGATGGCTGACAATGCTTATCAGCGTAATGGTACTGGTTACTATCGTTACAAGAGTCTCGACGACTTCCTGAATGGTGGTATTCCAGAGGTTGTATGTTTGACTTATGGTTATGGTGGCAACAACAATCCTGCTGCCCGCGTACAGTATAACAAGGCTGGTATCTACGCTCAGGATGAGTGGCAGATGACTCCTCTGTTCAAGTTGACTTATGGTCTTCGTCTGGATGGTCTGTTCTTCGACAATTCTGACTTGATGACTAACAATGCCATTCTCGGTCTCGACTATAACGGTCGTCACATCGACTCTGGCAAGTGGCCAAACAGCTCTTTGACTGTTTCTCCTCGTATCGGTTTCGTATATGATGTATTTGGTGACAAGACATTGAAGTTCCGTGGTGGTACTGGTTTCTTCCAGGGCCGTTTGCCATTGGTATTCTTCACCAACTTGCCAACCAACTCTGGTATGATACAGTATCAGGCACAGCTGAATGCAACCAAGGCATGGAATCCTCAGACAGGTAAGAAAGAGGGTGTAGATATGACTCCATTTGCAGGTGGTCTGGTTGTTGATAAGGATGGTAAGCCAACAGCAGCAGCTCTCCGTGACAAGTTGATTTCTATGGGTTACCCAGAGAACATCACTCCTGAAGAGGGTTCTGTTCCTTCAGCAATCTCTGCTGTAGATAGAAACTTCAAGTTGCCACAGGTTTGGAAGACATCTTTCGCTGTCGATTATCAGATTCCTGTGTCATTCCCAATGTCTGTTTCTGTTGAGGGTATCTTCAACAAGACATTGAATGCAGCTACATTGACCGACTGGAGTGTACAGGATGTAAAGGGCTTCCCACGTTTCAATGGTGCAGACAACCGTCCTATATATCCTAAGGGTTCTTCTGTAGGTACAAGTGCTTATGTACTTGAGAACACAAGCCGTGGTTATGGTTGGTCTTTCTCTGCACAGGTAAATGCTCAGCCATGGGAGTGGTTGAACTTGATGGCTGCCTATACTCATACTGTATCTAAGGAGGTAACTTCACTTCCAGGTTCTAACGCATCTTCTGTATTGAACTACATCTCTACAGTATATGGTCCTAACAACATCAAGTTGCACAACGGACAGAATGTAACTCCAGATCGTATCATTGCTTCTGCAACAATCCACGACAAGAGCAACAACCACTATAGCTTCATCTATGAGGCATGGCGTGGTGGTTACAACTACTCTTACATGATGGTAAATGATATCAATGCTGATGGTTACAACTATGATGCTATCTATATCCCAACCGACCAGCAGGTAGCTGACAATGAGTTCCGTTTCAAAACAGAGGACGACAAGACTCGATTCATGGATTATGTTCATAATAATAGCTATCTGAAGAATCATCAGGGCGAGTATGCAGAGGCTTATAGCCTTTACAGCCCATGGGTACATCGCATCGACTTCAGCTACAAGCACGACTTCAAGTTTGATGTGGCAGGTCACACCAATACTATCCAGTTGAGCTTCGATATGAAGAACGTACTCAACTTCTTTAACTCTAGTTGGGGCGTCATGAAGTACTTGAACCCTGAGATAGGTTCAGATCCACGCATCTTGAGATATGAAGGTTATGACAAGGATGGCTATGCTACCTTCTCAACACCAAAGTCAATCAATGGTAACACTAAGACTTTCGTACCAAATCACGCTATCGGTCAGTGCTGGTATGCATCAGTGGGTCTCCGTTATATTTTCTAA
- a CDS encoding ISAs1 family transposase — MSIIKLSKQIADPRVAGRTVHKMEHIIYITIAAVIAGAQSWNEIAEFGKSKLDFFKKRLQGLETIPSHDTFNRFFSIFDPKGFEEIFRNWVREIVGEVKGVVAIDGKLMRGSSKCDAEHTIGQADFRTWIVSAWSADNSISLGQEKVGEKTNEITVVPKLLSAIDVSNAIVTIDAMGCQTSITEKIIEGKGDYIIALKENQKKSYEFAKDMIYEHEYRGNCNVVTKHYSFNEGHGRQEERTCIVVSYGDIMQRMFKNRFVGLRSVVGITSRRSVATSGETSEETRYYITSLSNEDPEKIASAIRQHWSIENNLHWQLDITFREDESKKVKNAARNFSTISKMVLSILKNDKTTKGSLNLKRLKAGWDEEYLSKLLEGSAI; from the coding sequence ATGAGCATTATTAAGTTATCTAAACAAATAGCCGACCCACGAGTTGCGGGTCGAACTGTCCATAAAATGGAACATATCATTTACATTACAATCGCTGCGGTAATTGCAGGAGCTCAATCTTGGAACGAAATTGCAGAGTTTGGAAAAAGTAAGTTAGACTTCTTCAAAAAGCGTTTGCAGGGGTTGGAGACTATTCCAAGCCATGACACCTTCAATCGTTTCTTTTCTATCTTTGATCCAAAAGGATTTGAAGAGATCTTCAGAAACTGGGTTAGAGAAATTGTAGGGGAAGTCAAAGGTGTTGTTGCCATTGATGGCAAGCTTATGCGTGGATCAAGCAAGTGTGATGCCGAGCACACTATTGGTCAAGCTGACTTCCGCACATGGATCGTATCTGCTTGGTCAGCAGACAACAGCATATCACTTGGGCAAGAGAAAGTCGGTGAAAAAACAAATGAAATCACGGTCGTTCCCAAGTTGCTTAGTGCTATAGACGTGTCAAATGCCATTGTGACAATAGATGCTATGGGATGCCAAACTTCTATAACAGAGAAAATCATAGAAGGCAAGGGGGACTATATTATCGCCTTGAAGGAAAATCAGAAGAAAAGTTACGAATTTGCTAAGGACATGATTTACGAGCATGAGTATAGAGGCAATTGTAATGTAGTGACAAAACATTATTCCTTTAATGAGGGACATGGTCGTCAGGAAGAAAGAACCTGCATTGTTGTAAGCTATGGGGACATAATGCAGAGAATGTTTAAGAACAGGTTTGTTGGGTTAAGGTCTGTTGTCGGGATTACCTCAAGAAGATCTGTTGCGACATCTGGTGAAACATCTGAGGAAACAAGATACTATATAACTTCCTTAAGTAATGAAGACCCCGAAAAGATAGCAAGCGCCATTAGGCAACATTGGTCCATAGAAAACAACTTGCATTGGCAATTGGACATTACTTTCAGAGAAGACGAAAGTAAGAAAGTCAAAAATGCAGCGAGGAACTTCTCTACCATAAGCAAAATGGTCCTCTCCATCTTGAAAAATGACAAGACGACCAAGGGAAGTCTCAACCTGAAAAGATTGAAGGCAGGCTGGGATGAAGAGTACCTGTCAAAACTTTTGGAGGGCAGCGCAATTTAA
- a CDS encoding MFS transporter: MNLKVRLAVMNFLEFAVWGAYLTSMGNYLGKAGMGAEISWFYTIQGIVSIFMPTLMGIVADKYIQPQRLLGYCHLLAGAAMIGLFVMGQASQTPNEAMFIAVYTFSVAFYMPTLALSNTSAFSILKSNGLDTVKAFPPIRVFGTVGFILTMWIVNCATWDNGSFSFLLSENAHKFQYTHYQFLVSGVLSILLFLYCFSLPACPIVKKETKSWVETWGFDAFKLFKSREMAMFFIFSCMLGMSLQVTNGYATPFITSFKGDPAMLDTFAANNATLLVSISQVAEALCILLIPFFLKRYGIKVVMLIAMMAWVLRFGFFGLGNPAFPGVTFFILSCIVYGVAFDFFNVSGGLFVDQKCDVKVRASAQGLFMLMTNGLGASIGTILAGMVINHYCHWTDDGYLMGDWKTCWFIFAGYALVVAVAFAVLFRPKKEQK; encoded by the coding sequence ATGAATCTGAAAGTACGCCTAGCAGTGATGAACTTCCTGGAGTTTGCAGTTTGGGGAGCTTATCTCACGTCTATGGGCAACTATCTCGGCAAGGCTGGGATGGGTGCCGAGATTTCCTGGTTCTATACCATACAGGGAATCGTATCTATTTTTATGCCTACATTGATGGGCATTGTGGCAGATAAGTATATCCAGCCGCAACGTCTTTTGGGCTATTGTCACCTTTTGGCAGGAGCAGCCATGATAGGTCTGTTCGTTATGGGACAGGCTAGTCAGACTCCTAATGAGGCAATGTTTATTGCCGTTTACACCTTCAGCGTGGCTTTCTATATGCCTACATTGGCATTGTCAAATACTTCGGCATTCAGTATATTGAAGAGCAACGGGCTCGACACCGTGAAGGCTTTTCCGCCAATCCGTGTGTTCGGAACCGTGGGCTTCATCCTCACGATGTGGATTGTGAACTGTGCTACCTGGGACAACGGTTCATTCTCGTTCCTGTTGAGCGAGAACGCCCATAAGTTCCAGTATACTCATTATCAGTTTCTGGTATCGGGTGTGCTCAGCATTCTTCTCTTCCTCTATTGCTTCTCATTGCCAGCCTGTCCTATCGTGAAGAAAGAGACAAAGAGCTGGGTAGAGACATGGGGTTTCGATGCCTTCAAACTCTTCAAGAGCCGTGAGATGGCGATGTTCTTCATCTTCTCTTGCATGCTCGGTATGAGTCTGCAGGTAACCAATGGCTATGCCACTCCGTTCATTACCAGTTTCAAGGGCGATCCTGCGATGCTCGATACTTTTGCAGCTAACAATGCTACGCTCCTGGTATCCATCTCTCAGGTAGCCGAGGCGCTCTGCATCCTTCTCATTCCGTTCTTCCTGAAGCGTTATGGCATCAAGGTTGTGATGCTCATCGCCATGATGGCATGGGTTTTGCGATTCGGTTTCTTCGGATTGGGCAATCCTGCATTTCCGGGTGTTACCTTCTTCATCCTCTCATGCATCGTTTACGGTGTAGCCTTCGACTTCTTCAATGTGTCGGGTGGTCTGTTTGTAGACCAGAAATGTGATGTGAAGGTAAGAGCATCGGCTCAAGGTCTGTTCATGCTGATGACCAATGGTCTGGGAGCATCTATCGGAACCATTCTCGCAGGTATGGTCATCAACCATTACTGCCACTGGACAGATGATGGCTACCTGATGGGTGACTGGAAAACCTGCTGGTTCATCTTTGCCGGTTATGCGCTCGTGGTAGCAGTAGCCTTTGCTGTCCTCTTCCGTCCGAAGAAAGAACAGAAATAA
- a CDS encoding 16S rRNA (uracil(1498)-N(3))-methyltransferase, protein MKEVRFFYVPDAATQTELPQEEATHALRVLRIQAGDELFLMDGKGVFYRAEVSLATNKRCIYEVKEVMPQQPAWRGHIHLAIAPTKMMDRIEWMAEKATEIGFDEISFLNCKFSERKVIRIDRIDKIVVSAVKQSHKAWKPVVNELQNFKDFITTPRNGRKFICHCYEEIEKKDFFAEISKSCPADDSAGAAQEGADDITVLVGPEGDFSIDEVRLALENGYESVSLGTSRLRTETAGLVAVNMCHLARAL, encoded by the coding sequence ATGAAAGAAGTTAGATTTTTCTATGTGCCAGATGCGGCTACACAGACAGAACTACCTCAGGAAGAGGCTACTCATGCACTCAGGGTTTTGCGTATCCAGGCGGGGGACGAATTGTTCCTGATGGATGGCAAGGGGGTGTTCTACCGTGCAGAAGTTTCGCTGGCTACCAACAAACGGTGCATCTATGAGGTGAAGGAGGTTATGCCGCAGCAGCCTGCCTGGCGCGGACACATTCACCTGGCCATCGCCCCGACAAAGATGATGGACCGCATTGAATGGATGGCAGAGAAGGCTACGGAAATCGGCTTCGATGAAATCTCTTTCCTCAACTGCAAGTTCTCTGAACGCAAGGTCATCCGTATAGACCGCATAGACAAGATTGTGGTTTCTGCCGTCAAGCAGAGCCACAAGGCTTGGAAACCTGTGGTCAACGAACTGCAGAACTTTAAAGATTTTATTACTACTCCCCGCAATGGCAGAAAGTTTATCTGTCATTGTTATGAGGAGATAGAAAAGAAAGACTTTTTTGCCGAGATTTCCAAGTCATGCCCAGCTGATGATTCTGCCGGAGCAGCCCAGGAGGGTGCCGATGACATCACCGTGCTGGTAGGACCTGAGGGCGATTTCTCTATCGATGAGGTGAGACTGGCCCTGGAAAACGGATATGAGAGTGTTTCGCTTGGCACCAGTCGCCTCCGTACGGAAACAGCAGGATTGGTGGCTGTCAACATGTGCCATCTGGCAAGAGCTTTATAA
- a CDS encoding ATP-binding cassette domain-containing protein: MEKIQLHSVLPQVFAQRNDLDSEIWKQDVTFEKGHLYLIEAESGSGKSTFCSYVLGYRHDYSGSVMFDNDVTANYKVKDWVEMRKRHISHLFQELRLFPELTALENVEIKNKITGFKTREQIQKWFDMLGIADKVDAKIGRMSFGQQQRVAMMRALCQPFDFILADEPISHLDDNNSGIMADIMMTEAKEQGAGVIVTSIGKHMDLPYEHVFKL; encoded by the coding sequence GTGGAAAAGATTCAGCTTCATTCCGTTCTCCCACAGGTTTTTGCCCAGCGCAACGACCTGGATTCGGAGATATGGAAGCAGGATGTTACCTTCGAGAAAGGTCATCTTTATCTTATCGAGGCAGAGAGTGGCAGCGGAAAGAGTACTTTCTGCAGCTATGTGCTCGGCTATCGTCACGACTACAGCGGAAGCGTGATGTTCGACAATGATGTTACCGCCAACTACAAGGTGAAAGACTGGGTAGAGATGCGCAAGCGTCACATCAGCCATCTCTTTCAGGAACTCCGTCTCTTCCCTGAGCTTACTGCCTTGGAGAATGTAGAAATTAAGAACAAGATAACCGGATTCAAGACGCGTGAGCAGATACAGAAATGGTTTGATATGCTCGGTATTGCTGATAAGGTAGATGCCAAAATCGGCAGAATGTCGTTCGGACAGCAGCAGCGTGTGGCAATGATGCGTGCGCTCTGTCAGCCTTTCGACTTCATTCTGGCTGATGAGCCTATCAGTCACCTCGACGACAACAATTCTGGCATCATGGCAGATATCATGATGACCGAAGCGAAGGAGCAGGGGGCTGGCGTCATCGTAACCAGTATCGGTAAGCACATGGACTTGCCCTACGAGCACGTGTTTAAACTTTAG